Genomic segment of Chloroflexota bacterium:
CCCCATAGATGTGAGCATAACTAATGGGAAGGTGTTTGCGCCCAGTTTTTCATGAATTCGCTGCCCCAGGGTAATGCCATCCATTTCTGGCATTTGCATGTCGAGAATAGCAATGTCAAAATTGGTGTCTTCATCTAATAATGCCAGCGCTTCAGCCCCGGAACCAACCGCTACCGGTTCCATACCCCAAGATTGGGTTTGCAGGCTAAGTATTTTGCGATTAGTTTCAATATCGTCCACAATTAGGACGCGGCGCTTATTCAACTGTGTTTTTTGCCCCGCGGCAACGATGGGCACAGCTTCCGCATCAGCCTTGACTAGAATTGTAAAATGAAAAATAGTGCCTTCGCCCACATTACTTTCCGCCCAGATTCTACCTCCCATCATTTCGACGAGTTGACGGCTGATTGCCAAACCCAGGCCGGTACCACCGTATTTGCGCGTGGTAGATGTATCTGCCTGCACAAACGATTCGAAGAGACGAGAAATAGCTTGCGGCGGAATGCCGATTCCGGTATCGCGAACAGAAAATTGTAATTCGTGCTGTTCGCCTTTCTGGGAAAGGCTCCGGACCGAAATATTTACCTCACCCTTTTCGGTGAATTTGACAGCATTATTCAGCAGATTTACCAGTACTTGCCGCAAACGGGTAACATCGCCATAAACAACAGGCGGCATATTGGGGAGAAAGAGATAGCTTAAATCGAGGCCTTTTTCACCGGCTTTGGATGCGAGTAAATCGAGCGCGCTTTCCACGCACTGCCGCACATAAAAGGGTTGTTTTTCCAACTCTAATTTCCCAGCTTCAATCTTCGAAAAATCCAGAATATCATTGATTACCGTCAACAACGTATTACTGCCGCTGCGAATCGTCTCCACAAAATCTTGTTGCTCGTCATTCATCGGCGTATCTAATAGCAAACTGGTCATTCCAAAAATTGCATTTAGGGGTGTGCGAATTTCGTGACTCATATTGGCTAAAAAATCGGCCTTGGCCTGAGTCGCTGCTTCGGCTTCAGTTTTTGCTCGCTCTAGAATATTAATGGTTTTCGCTTTTTCCAGAATAAAAAGAACGCCAAAAACAAATAATAATATTATCGCTACAATTTTCGTAATATTATCGTGATACACCAGCGCCTCGCCAGAAAGCGGGCTGGCAGGCAACAGGTTCGAATACGTTAGAAATATCAGCAGCGCGATTTCAGAAATAATGGCTATTGTCCACGACATTCCCCAGCGAATATTCAGTAACAACACGGCTAAAATAGGCAAATGAGTATTCCACCACAAGGTGGCCGAATTTATCCCTCCAAGATAAATTGCAGAATAAAAAACTAGTAACGCGTATATCAGCAGTATAAAATTCGCAGCCAGATATATATTCTTTGTTTTGCGAAACCAAAAGAAACATGCAACAGCCAGCAAGCCAACCAAAAAGGTTCCAACCCCAATTTGGTGTACGCCTAAATAAATATAAAATGAAGCAAAGAAAGGAACAAACAGAACCAATGCCATAGTTGCCAAATTTAAACGCTGGATTTGGTATAGATCCAGCGAATCAGCATCAGGCGGCAAACCAGAACGGACGAGGCTCCCAATAAAGTTCTTTAGCATACTAGATTGTTTCGCAAGTGCATTCATTAGTCCCTACCCGAGGCCACAGTTCCCTACTACAACGACTGAAAAGTCAGAGATAATCTCAGAATATTATACTTCGACTCGTTACTAATACGTTTTTTTAACGCACGATTTTGCTATATAAACGTAAACAGATAAACAGGAGTAATGAATCAATTGCTATAGTGGTCTCTTCGCCGGAATCCCAACTCGGCGCGGATATTTTTCTGGCGTCGCGGCTACTTTATCAACCACAACTAGATAGCGCTGCTCCACCACCCCAGGCAAAGTCACGGGAATCAAGCGTTGCAATCGCCCTCCCAATAGTTCCAGAGCATTATCTGCCGAATGGACTTCAGCCGGGCCGCTCTCGCCTTTCATCGCCAGCACATGCCCACCCACACGCACCAAAGGGAGTAGATATTCCATCAAGATGGGCATCAAGGCCACGGCGCGCGCCACGGCCCAATCAAATTGTTCGCGAAAACGCGCATCTTGTCCAACGATTTCGGCGCGCTCGCGCACGATCTCAACCCCTTCCAGCCCCAGCCGCTCGACAATATGCTCACAAAAGCGCACTTTTTTCTCGACCGATTCCATCAGCGTCAACTGAATGTGCGGACACAAAATTTTAAGCGGCAAACCTGGAAAACCTGCCCCAGTACCGACATCCACAATGCGCACCACAGGTGTATTACGCAAGGCACTGAATGCACTCAGCGAATCTAAAAAGTGCTTCACCCGCACCAGTTCAGGTTCGTGGATAGCAGTCAGACTGTAACGCTGGTTCCAGTCCATAAGCTCCTGAGCGTAGATTTCGAGCGCGCTAAGTTGTTGGCTGCTTAGGCTAATTCCTGTAAGGGCTTCGAGTTCTTTGGGCAGTGTGCGCATGGGCTGAATTATATATCGAAAAAGCAAAACAACCGCTGCAAATTGCAGCGGTTGTTTTGCTTTTTCATCTAAAGCTATTCGGTCTTTTCAGCCAGTTTCCTGGCTTTACGGCGGCGGCGCCAGTTGCGCAAGCCGCGCCCCAAGAAGTAGAGCGGAACGCCAATCACGATCAGTACCGGCAGGATAAAGATTGCCAACCAGATAACAAAGTTGACAAAACCCTGCAAGAAGTTAATCAGGGCTTCAACAGCTTCTTTGGCTACACCCACGGGCTGCCAACCACCGATCTGAATCGGTTGATTGGCGGCATCCGCGCTGATTTCAATGCTGATGGATGAGAGTGCAGAAGCCTGCTCGTAATACTGCATCTGTCCTTTGATAACTTCAATCTGTTCCCCAACCTCAACCAGACGGTTATACACCTGCAACACATCTTCGGTCTTGTTGGCGTTGTCCATAATCTCGGTCAATTGAGCTTCGGCGGTTTCCAGATTGCGCAGTCGGGACTGCAAATCGGTGTACTGGCTGGTAACATCTTCGCCAGAGATATTTTCAGAAATTACTTCGCCCGCCCCGGCTTTGATTTGCGCCAACGCTTCATCCAGTCGTTCAGCCGGTACACGGATGGTGATGCTGGCCTGATCTACAGTGACACCGTTGCCCAGAGTATTTTGCCAAAGATTTGAATTCACCACAAACCCGCCCATGCCTTCAGCCATAGCAACGATTTCGTCCATAGCAATACCGGGATCGATAACCACAATCGAAAGTGTAGCGTTTTTGATAACCATGCGCTGGATGGCAGCAGTTGAGGCTTGATTGGCAAAACTGCCGCTTTCACCGGGAGCCGCGGGGGCTTCCATTTCAGCGGCAGCCATTTCTTCGTAGCCACCGCCAGAGCTATCGCTTTCGTATGCAACCATCGCTTCGGGCATACTTTGGGCCGCGCCACAAGCCGCGAGCACAAACGCAAGCAAAATCAGGGGGATGAGAATTTGTTTTTTCATCGTTATATCTCCTACGGGAAGCAAAACTTTCGGATTATTATAGATACGCTAGCTAGACGTTCCAGGCGAGAAAAAAGTTCCCCGCTACCAACCCAATTCGAGGCGGTTGATGTGTTTTTGGGGCAACCCGGCTTCACTCATGCGCGCCTGCACGGCAGCGATATCGTAATCTATACGGCGAAATTCAACCGACATTTGTTCAAGATCAACAAGTGCATACGCGGCACGTGGATCTCTGTCGCGCGGCTGGCCTACGGAGCCCGGATTAATAATTAAACGCGGGGTCAAATCGAAAATCGTATTTTCCAGTGGTACAACAAGATCAACCCGGCGAGTTCGCTCGTTGAGATGAAAAATACTGGGCAGATGGGTATGCCCGATAAAACAATAGGCTGTATCAAAGAACTGAAAATTCTCTGCCGCAATACGGACAT
This window contains:
- a CDS encoding DUF4349 domain-containing protein, with translation MKKQILIPLILLAFVLAACGAAQSMPEAMVAYESDSSGGGYEEMAAAEMEAPAAPGESGSFANQASTAAIQRMVIKNATLSIVVIDPGIAMDEIVAMAEGMGGFVVNSNLWQNTLGNGVTVDQASITIRVPAERLDEALAQIKAGAGEVISENISGEDVTSQYTDLQSRLRNLETAEAQLTEIMDNANKTEDVLQVYNRLVEVGEQIEVIKGQMQYYEQASALSSISIEISADAANQPIQIGGWQPVGVAKEAVEALINFLQGFVNFVIWLAIFILPVLIVIGVPLYFLGRGLRNWRRRRKARKLAEKTE
- a CDS encoding response regulator, whose amino-acid sequence is MPILAVLLLNIRWGMSWTIAIISEIALLIFLTYSNLLPASPLSGEALVYHDNITKIVAIILLFVFGVLFILEKAKTINILERAKTEAEAATQAKADFLANMSHEIRTPLNAIFGMTSLLLDTPMNDEQQDFVETIRSGSNTLLTVINDILDFSKIEAGKLELEKQPFYVRQCVESALDLLASKAGEKGLDLSYLFLPNMPPVVYGDVTRLRQVLVNLLNNAVKFTEKGEVNISVRSLSQKGEQHELQFSVRDTGIGIPPQAISRLFESFVQADTSTTRKYGGTGLGLAISRQLVEMMGGRIWAESNVGEGTIFHFTILVKADAEAVPIVAAGQKTQLNKRRVLIVDDIETNRKILSLQTQSWGMEPVAVGSGAEALALLDEDTNFDIAILDMQMPEMDGITLGQRIHEKLGANTFPLVMLTSMGRKPALGTENIFEAFITKPIKQSDLYRVLLNSFGKHSAQKTLQQPKKSVLDIKMAEQYPLQILLAEDNLINQKVAVGILKRLGYQVDIAGNGVEVLAALKRQHYDVVLMDIQMPEMDGVEATQIIRAEIVADKRPHIIAMTAHALEGDREKYLSFNMDDYVSKPIQIKNLIDALKRVKITK
- the rsmG gene encoding 16S rRNA (guanine(527)-N(7))-methyltransferase RsmG, which encodes MRTLPKELEALTGISLSSQQLSALEIYAQELMDWNQRYSLTAIHEPELVRVKHFLDSLSAFSALRNTPVVRIVDVGTGAGFPGLPLKILCPHIQLTLMESVEKKVRFCEHIVERLGLEGVEIVRERAEIVGQDARFREQFDWAVARAVALMPILMEYLLPLVRVGGHVLAMKGESGPAEVHSADNALELLGGRLQRLIPVTLPGVVEQRYLVVVDKVAATPEKYPRRVGIPAKRPL